The Chloroflexota bacterium genome segment GTTCCTGTGTAGAGGTTGAACGTTCGTATGCCATCGGCTCTTTCATAGACGCAGGCTTTTGCGGCATCCCCTACCGGAGGACTGGAGAGTTCCGTGACTCGCTCTCCGGGAGCGCCGCCGCACGTTTGAAGGGCAATCAGCCGGGCGATATCAGCAGTCACGGGATACATATCGATAACGAACCAGAAATAGCCCCGCAGATTGAAATCATCGGAGTCGAACTGTCTCCTCCAGCCGCCGTTGTCCAGGGATTGCGACGACTTTGCTGTATAACCGGGAAGGGGGAAAGTGTCAGGCGGAAGGAGCGTCTGCGGACTGACGGGTATAGGCTTCGGCGTCGGCGTAGCCGTTGGGAGAACGGGCGTCGGGGTTGGTCGTATTGTCGGCGTGGGCGAAGGAGGGACTGGGGTTGGTACCGGCGTTGGCGTGGGAGTTGGCGTCGTGAGGCGCGTCGGCGGAGGCACGGGAGGCCGGTTCCCGCCCTGTTGGTTCTGGTTATCCTCCTGGCGCGCGTCATCGGGTGCCTTACAGGAAAAATCAACTTGCGCGATGCGCGGGCTCCCGCCGGGCGGCGTGACGCCATAGCGGATGACCATGACGCGCACAGAGGCCTCTGCGCCAGCCGGCAACTTTCCTTGAACCCCCGTCTCATACAGAGCGGTCCACTTCGTTGATTCGTCCGGATTGTTTTCGCCGCGGATGATCGTAGGGACTCCCAGGCCTTGAGCCCACGGCGGAGGATTTGCGGCGTTCAACCTAGGCGCGGCTATCCACTTTTCGGCGATGACGCTATCGAATTTCTCGTCACTTCCTCCGACTTCCAGCAGCAGGATGATTCCCTGGTTAACGGGGGCCGTCGCCGTGCCGCGCACGGCGATTCGGATCTTGGTGTCTCCTCCGGCCGGCTGTTCGATGCCGCAGCCGAATTCTTCCACCCTCGCATCGGCGATGATAGGCTCCGGAGCCTTGATCGCGTCCTTGCTGGGCTTGCCCGGCTTGGCAGGTTCTTAAAGCTGAAGGAGACTTGCGCCGTCACCGGCGGCGTGAGGGACTGGCCTACGGAAGTAAGCATCTCCGCGCCCGCTGTGTGAGGGCCATCGGTGATGCCGGTCACCTTGATAGAGGTCTTGGTGGAGGTGGTGACCACGGCCCCATCGAGGACGTAGCGATAGCGTGCGCCTTTGGGGGCGTTCTTGGCAGAGAGCTTCACCTCAACCTCGTTGGCGGTCACCGTCCTGTCGCCCTTGGGGCTGGTGATGCTAAGGGAGGGTGGCTTTTCGGCGGCGTGGGCTGTGGCGACCGTGAGAAGAAGGGTGAGGAGGACGAGCGTCAGGCACCCTGCTCGAAGCATGCGTCGTCTGCCCAAAGTTTCCTCCCTAAGTAAGCCGTGCACCCTCAGCATACACCTGTCGGCAATGAAGGCCGTTAGGCCTCTCCCGGCGCCATATCGCGGTTGGCCCAGAGGCGCGCCACTTCCGCCGCCAGCGTCTTGTGCTCCGCCTTGGCTAGCGCCGGGTCGTCGCGGTAGACGGCCTCCGCCTCCTGCCGCGCCAGCGCGAGGAGCGCAGCATCGGAGAGGCGCGCCATGCGGAGATCGGGGAGGCCGCTCTGGCGCGTGCCGAAGAAGTCGCCGGGGCCGCGAAGCTTCAGGTCCTCCTCCGCCAGGGCAAAGCCGTCGTTCAGCGTCTCCATGAGCCGCAGGCGCTCGCTGGCCTCCGGCGTCGGCGAATCGGACATCAGGATGCAGTAGCTCTGGTGCTCGCCCCGGCCCACGCGACCCCGGAACTGGTGGAGCTGGGCCAGGCCGAAGCGGTCGGCCGATTCCACCATCATCACCGTTGCGTTGGGGATGTCTATGCCGACTTCGATGACGGCGGTGGAGACGAGGATATCGAATTCGCGGGCCTGGAACCGCCGCATGGTGGCGTCCTTCTCGCCGCCCTTCATGCGCCCGTGGAGGAGGGCCACGCGCAGGTCCGGGAAGACCTCCCGGCTCAGGCGCTCGTGCTCCTTTACGGCGGCCGCCGCCTCCAGCTTCTCCGACTCTTCGATGAGGGGGTAGATGACGAAGGCCTGGCGCCCCTCTGCCACCTGGCGGCGGATGAACTCGTAGGCCGTCTCCCGCCGCGCCGATTCCAGGTAGCGCGTGCGGATGACCTGGCGCCCCGGCGGCAGCTCGTCCAGGATGGAGATATCCAGGTCGCCGTAGAGCGTCAGCGAAAGGGTTCGCGGGATGGGCGTGGCCGTCATGACCAGCAGGTGCGGGTTATAGCCCTTCTGCCGCAGCTCCATCCGCTGCATCACGCCGAAGCGGTGCTGCTCGTCCACCACCACCAGGCCCAGGCCGCTGAAGGCGACGTCTTTCTGGAAGAGGGCGTGGGTGCCGATGATGACGGCGATCTCGCCGTTCGCCGTCATCTGCTGGAGCTCTTGCTTGCGCTTGCGCGTGGTGCTGCCCGTCAGCAGGCCGAAGGTGATGGGCCGGCGCAGCTGCGGCAGGGTGAAGCGCGCCAGCTCCTTGGATGGCTCGCCGGCGAGCGCCGGGCCAAGGAGGCGCTGGACGGTGCGAAAGTGCTGTTCGGCCAGGATCTCCGTGGGGGCCATGAAGGCCACCTGCTGGCCGTTCGCCACCGCGGTGAGGATGGCCGCCACAGCCACCACGGTCTTGCCGCTCCCCACTTCGCCCTGCACCAGGCGGCTCATGGGCGTGGACTTGCCCATATCGCCCAGCGCTTCCGCGATGGTGCGCTCCTGCGCCCCCGTCAGCTTGAAGGGCAGGAGGCCGTAGAAGGCGCCCAGCAGTTCGGCGTTGGCCTTGAGCGGGTGGCCCGGCATCGTCTCCTTCCACTCGCGCTTGCGCGCCAGGACGCCCAGCTGGATGAGAAGCAGCTCATCGAAGGCCAGGCGGCGGCGGGCCGCCTCCTTGGCGGCCTCGCTCTCCGGGAAGTGGGCCTGGCGGATGGCCGGGCCCACCGGGGCAAGCTGAAGGCGCTGGCGCTGGGCGGGGCTGAAGGAATCGGGCACCAGGGCGGCGTACCGGTCAGCCACCTGCTTCATCAAGGAGCGCAGCCTGCGGCCGGAGAGGCCCTCTGTCAGCGGGTAGACGGGCACCAGGCGGCCCGTGTGCACCAGCTCGCCCTCGTCGGCCACTTCGTACTCGGGGTTCTCCAGCACCTTGCGCCCTTGGTAGAAGACCACGCGTCCGCTGAGGGCGATGCGCATCCCCTGCTTGAGGTTCCGCGCGATGTAAGGCTGGTTGAACCAGATGACGCGCACGCTGCCGGAATCGTCGCCGACGACGGCCTCGGCCGCGCCAAGGCGACGCTGACCGTAGCGCACCTCCTTGGCTTCCAGCACCACACCGATGACCGTCTGGTCTTTGCCTGCCTGGAGCAAGGGGATGGACGTTGTCTGCGAGAAGTCAATGTGCTTGCGGGGGAAGAAGTAGAGGAGGTCCCGGATCGTCCTGACGCCCAGGCTCTCCAGCCGTTCCGCGATGGCCGGGCCGAAGCCGCGAAGGACGGTGATGGGATCGGTGAGGCTGGGGCCTTGGGGGACGGGCGGCGGATGCGGCGCCGCCTGTTGCGGCGGCGCAGGCTGGCGGGAGGCGGGCTTGGCCGCCGCTCCGCCGCTCACCTCGTCGCACCACGTCAGCACGGCGGCGATCCATGCCTCCCGCGCCGGGAGCCCTTTGCGCCCATAGGCAGGCGCGGTGAGTTCGAGCTTCGCCAGCCTTTGGTGGAGGGCCGGGTCGGCGATCTTCCGTTGAGCGTCTGCGCCCCACCGGGCCAGGAAGGCGTCCAGTCCCCCCGCCACGGCCTTGTTGCCGTAGCCCTTGCTCTTTTCCAGCGTCAGCACCTTGCGCAGAAGCTCGGTGTTCAGCGCTTGGGCGATGGAGTCAGGCTGGTTGGGCGCTTGCGGCATCGCTGTCCCTGCAGGGCGTCTCCTCACGCGCCGCATCGAAAGCGGAGGGGAAGACTCCCTGAGATTCGGGGAACATGATACCGCTATTCGAGGCGGCTATCGCTGCTCGGGCTGGTCCAGCGGTATCGGTGTGGAGCCTGCGATGACTCCATCGAGCCACTTCAGCATCTTCTCCACCCAGGCCTGCCGCTCGGCGGGGCCTTTGGCCGCGTAGGCCGGCGCGATAAGCTCGAAGCGGCGGAGGAGGGAGCGGAACATCGGATGGTGGACGGCGGCATGGGCCTCCAGGCCCCACTGCTTCACGAATGGGTCAAGGCCGCCGGGGACGCCCGTATCCTTGAAGCCGCTCCGCCTTTCTGCGGAGAGGGCGTCGTAGAGGCGCTGGGCTTTGACGATCTGGGCGGCATGGCTCGGCTGGTTGGGGAGGGAGGTCGTCACGCCGCCTCGCCCTTCCACATCCCCATGCCGATGGCCTTCGGCCCAAGGTGCGCCCCCATGACGGGCGTGAACTCGCAGATAAGGACCTCCTTGCGGGGGAAGTGCCGCCCAAGCTCATCGGCCAGGGCGGCGGCCTCATCGGCGCAGGCGCTGTGCATCACGCCCAGGGCGCGCAGGCCCTTCGCCTCGCCCGCCATCTCCACCAGGCGCGCCAGCATGCGCTTCCGCGTGCGGACGCGGTCCACGGGGTGCACTTCGCCATCGCGGACGGAGATGATGGGCTTGATGTCCAGCAGGGAGCCGAAGAAGCCCTGGACCCTGCTGGCCCGCCCGCCGCGCACCAGGTATTCCAGGGTGTCCACGGAGCAATAGCAGGCGATGTTGGGGATCTCCCGCGCCAGGAAATCGGTGGCTTGCTTGAGGGTGCCGCCCTGCTTGGCGATTTTGGCCGCCTCGCGCACCAGGATGCCCAGGACCAGGGAGACGGTCATCCCGTCCACCACCGCGATCTTCGCCTTGGTCTGGGCCTCCTTGGCCGCTTGGAAGGCGGAGTTATAGGTCCCGCTCAGCTTGGCGGAGATATGGAGCGATAGGATCTCATCGCCGGGGCGGCCGATCTTGTTGTAGACGTCCAGAAATGCGCCGACGGACGGCTGGGAGGTGGAAGGCGCGGGGCCGCCTTGGGCCAGGCGCTTGTAGAACTCCTCTGAGGTGATGTCTATGCCGTCCAGCAGCGTCTTATCGCCGATGTGGAGGTTGCAGGGCAGCACCGTGACGCCCAGTTCGGCGATGAGGCTCTTCGGCAGGTCGCAGGTGCTGTCTGTGACGATTTTGAGGGCCATGGTTACTCCACTGAGAGCAGGTACTGGTAGTGGGGTTGCCCCCCGGCGATCGCCTCGATCTTCGCCTGGCGGAACTCCCGCTTCAGCCGCGCCGCCAGCTCTTCGGCGTCGGCTCTGGAGACCGCCGCGCCATAGTACACCGTCACCGCCGAGTCCGCCTCCACCCCCATCCCGCGCGCCAGCGCGATGGCCGCCTCTCCTGCATCGCTCGTGGCCGCCACGAGCCTGCCGCCCGTCATGCCGATGGCCTGCCCCCGCTTGACGGCGAGGCCGTCCACGATGGCGTTGCGCACCGCCGTGGTCACCTCGCCGGTCTTCACGGCTTTCAGGGCCTTCTGCATGGCGGCCAGGTTTTCCTTGGCGTCCGCCTCATAGCTGTAGGCCATCATCGCGGCCACGCCCTGCGGCAGGTCAACCGTCGGCACGATGGCGACGTCCTTGTCCACCGCCATCTCCGCCGCCTGCCTGGCCGTGGGGATGATGTTGCTATTGTTCGGGAGAACGATGACGGCGGTTTGCTTCGCCCCGCGCACAGCCTTCAGGATGTCCTGCGTGCTGGGGTTCATCGTCTGGCCGCCGGGGACGATGGCCGCTGCGCCGAGGCTGCGAAAGATATCGGCCAGCCCTTCGCCCGCCACGACGGCCACAACGCCGACGACCCCTTGCGGCGCGGCGACCTTCCTGGCCGAGTACTCCGTATGCTGGGCGTCTATATCGTCAATCTTCTTCTTGGCGATGGTTGCAACTGACTTCAGCCACGCCTCCGCCTGATCGGGCGTTCTGGTGTGCAGGTGGACCTTCACCAAGCCGCCATCGCCGACGACGATGACGGAGTCGCCGAGCGCCAGCATCTTCTCTTGCACCTGCTCCGTGGCCGCCTTGCAGTTCTCCACTAAGAACTCTGTGCAGTAACCGTAGGAGCCAGCGGCCTTCTGCCTGCTATCGCCTGCGCCTATGGCGGCGGACTTGGCCGCCTTGGGGGCGGTTTCCATGGGCGCTTTGCCCTGTAGGTAGGCCAGCGCCCCCTCAAAGAGATAGGCCAGCCCCTGCCCGCCTGCATCCACCACGCCGTTCTGTCGTAGGATCTCCAGCATGAAGGGCGTCCGCGCCACGGTCGTCTTTGCCGTGCTCGTCGCCGCTTGAAGGACCGCCGCCGGCGCGCCGCCGTCCGTGGAGGCGGCCTTCGCCGCCGCCGCCGCCTCCCGCGCCACGGTGAGGATGGTCCCCTCCGTGGGATTCGTCACCACGGTGTAGGCCTGCTTGCTCCCCTGCTCCAGGCCATCCGCAAAGTCCCGGCCCGTCAGGTGCGGCTTGCCTTGGGCGCTCTTGTTCAGCCCGCGAAGGATCTGGGAGAGGATGACGCCGCTATTGCCGCGCGCCCCCATCAGCGAGCCTTTGGCCATCGCAGCCAAGACCTCGGTGGCTGTCCCCGTGGCGTACTTGTCCGCCTCCTCCAGCGCTGAGCGCATGGTGAGGAGCATGTTGGTGCCGGTATCGCCGTCCGGCACGGGATAGACGTTGAGGGCGTTCACGGCCTCTGCCTTGCTCTCCAGGACCGCCATGGCCGCGCGGAACATCGCAAAGAGCGACGGCCCGTCTAGCTGGGTGAGCGAAGGTTTTGCGGTGGGATTTGCCATACGTGCTCCTGAAAGGGGGCGGCTCGTTGCCTTGAGGCGGCTATCCGTGGTATTGTAGGAAACGTTCCCACCCCAGTCAAAGAGGCCCAGTATGCCTGCCTGCGATAACTGTCATAAAGGACCAGCCTTCGGCTTCAACGTGAGCCACTCCAAGCGCCACACCAAGCGCAAGTGGGAGCCGAATATCCAGCGGACGACCGTCTACGTCAGCGGTCGGCCGAAGCAGATGGCCCTCTGCACCCGCTGCCTGCGCAATATGACCAAGGCCGCCCGCTAGGCAGCTTCGCTCAGATGCGAAAAGCCCCCGGAAGTTCGGGGGCTTATTATTTGCCCGCCAGCAGGCTCTCGATCCTCTTCACCAGCGCCGCCCGCTCCTTCGCCGTGTTCACCGCTGTCCGCTGGAACTCTTTTCCCACCTTCACATCGGCAAAGAGCCCCGCCGGGTCCTCATGGAAGTGCAGGAAGGCCACCGACTTCAGGTAGAAGATGCCGGGCCTCTTTTCCGTCAGCGCAGGATACCTGCGGATGGCGGCAAGGAGAGCGGGGATCGTGGAGAGGGCTTTAAGCCCGGCGTGCTTCATCGCGAAGCCATCCCGCCTACGCCAGCCCCGCCACGCTGCCCTTGAGCCGCGCCATCGCCTGCGCCACGCTTTCGCGCTTGTTGAAGATGGCCGACCCGGCCACCAGCACCCGCCCGCCCGCCTTCACCACCGATGGCGCCGTCTCCGCGTTCACCCCGCCGTCCACTTCCAGCTCGGCGGCATAGCCGCCTTCATCCAGCATCTTCCGCAGCCGCTCGATCTTCGGCAGGACGCTCTTGATGAACGATTGCCCGCCAAAGCCGGGGTTCACCGTCATAATGAGGATAAGGTCCAGGTATGGAAGCATCTCTTCGATAGAGGCCAGCGACGTGCTGGGGTTCAGGGAGACACCGGCCCTCACGCCGCGCTCCTTGATGAAGTGCACCGTCCGGTGCAGGTGCGGCGTCGCCTCCGCGTGGACCGTCAGGATGTTCGCCCCCGCCTTGGCGAATTCGGGGATGACGCTGTCCGGGTTCGTCACCATCAGGTGCACGTCCAGCGTCAGCTTGGTGCGCGGCCGTAGGGCCTCCACCACCACCGGCCCGATGGTCAGGTTCGGCACAAAGTGGCCGTCCATCACATCCACGTGGATATAGTCGGCCCCGGCCGCTTCGGCCTCGGCCACCTGCTCGCCCAGACGCGCGAAATCGGCGGAGAGGATGGACGGCGCGAGCTTAACGTGCGCCATGCAGCGCCCTCTTTGCCTCCGCCAGCGCCTTCGTCACCGATGCGGTGGCCGTCCCGCCGATGACTTTCCGCGAGTCCACGGAAGTGCGGACGTTGATCTTCAGCACATCCGGCCCAAAGCGCTCGGAGAACTTCTGGAACTCGGCCGGCGTCAGCTCGGAGACGTCCTTGCTGTTGGCGATGGCGTACTGCACCAGCTCGCCGATGATGCCGTGGGCCTCCCGGAAGGGGACGCCCTTCATGGCCAGGTAGTCGGCGTAGTCCGTCGCCAGCAGGTGGCCGCCGTGCGCCGCCGCAGACATGCGCTTCTCGTTGAAATGGGCCGTGGCGATGGCCTCTGCCAGCACCTCCAGCGTCGCGTTCAGCGTCTCCACGGTGTCAAAGAGTCCCTCTTTATCCTCTTGCAGGTCGCGGTTGTAGGCGAGGGGCAGGCCCTTCATCAGCGTCAGCATGGCCACCAGGCGCCCGTAGACGCGGCCCGTCTTCCCCCGCGCCAGCTCCGCGATATCCGGGTTCTTCTTCTGCGGCATGATGCTGGAGCCGGTGGTGTAGGCGTCGTCCAGCTCCACAAAGCGGAACTCGGAGGAGGACCAGAGCACCAGCTCCTCCGCCAGCCGCGAAAGGTGCATCATGGCGATGGCCGCCGCCGCCTCGTACTCGATGACGAAGTCCCGGTCGGAGACGGCGTCCATGCTGTTGGCGCTCACCTTGCTGAAGCCCAGCTCCCTGGCCACGAAGGCCCTATCCAGCGGGTAGGGCGACCCGGCCAGCGCGCCGCTGCCCAGGGGCATCACGTCCGTGCGCTTGAGACAGTCAACAAAGCGTCCCACGTCCCGCTGGAGCATCTCGAAGTAGGCGAGCAGGTGATGCGCCAGGAGGACCGGCTGCCCCCGCTGGAGGTGCGTGTAGCCGGGGAGTACCGTCTTCGTGTGCCGCTCCGCCTGGGCCACCAACGCCGACTGGAGCGTGTAGAGCCGCCCGATCGTCCGAGCGATGGCGTCCTTCACAAAGAGCCGCGCGTCCAGCGCCACCTGGTCGTTCCGGGAGCGCGCCGTGTGCAGCTTGCCGGCCGCATCGCCGATGAGCTCCTTCAAGCGGCTTTCGATGTTGAGGTGGATATCCTCCAGCTCGTCCCGGTAGGTGAACCGGCCTTCGGCGATCTCCTTGCCGATGGCCTCCAGCCCTTGCACGATGCGCTTGCCCTCCGCCGCCGTGATGATGCCCTGCTTGGCCAGCATCTTGGCGTGGGCGATGCTCCCCTGGATATCGTAGGGCGCCAGGCGCCGGTCATAGGCGATGGAGGCGGTGTAGTCCTGCACCGCTTTCGCCATCGGCTTGCTCAATCGGGATCGGCTAGCTTTCATGATTCGCTCCGTCTATCTTACCAGGAAAAAGGAGAGACGCCCGTCTGCGACGGACGTCTCTCGGAAGGACCCTCGGGAACCGTTGCGCGCGGTGGGCGGCTACTTCGGCTTCAAGGGCACCATGAAGCTGCGGCGGAGGCTCATCGTCTTTTCGTTCCGTTGGTTCGTCACCCAGGTCTCCACCCGCACAACGCCTCGGTCGCCCTTGCTGGTCAGCTTCTTCTCCAGGATCGTCGTGTGGGAATAGATTGTGTCACCGATGAAGGTCGGCCCAAGGTGTTTCACGTTCTCGTACTCCAGCGCCGCGATGGCCTTCCCGCTCGTCTCCACCACGCTCATGCCAACGGCGAGGCTGAGCACCAGCAGCCCGACGACCAGGCGTTGCTTGTGAGGGCTCGCCTCGGCGTAGGCCCGGTCTATGTGCAGCGGCATGTGGTTCATCGTCAGCAGGCTGAAGAGGTCGTTGTCGTACTCGTTGATCGTCTTCCCCGGCCAGTGATGGTAGGTATCGCCGACTTCGAACTCCTCGTAGTACCGCCCGAACCTGTCCTTGAAGTGGATCTCCTTAGGCACGCGAATCTCCTTACCGGCTAGATTTTTTCGAGGGGGCCCTTGCCCCCGCCGCTTTCTTGCTTGGTTGCGCCGTCGCCAGGCTGAAGGGGGCGCTTCCCTTGGTCAGCAGTTGGGCGCTCGCCTGGGTGCTGACGGGAAGGCCGTAGACGTGGATGAATCCCTCCGCCTTCGAATGGTCGAAGGAGTCCTCGTGCCCGTAGGAGGCGAGGCTCACGTTGTAGAGTGACCGCTTGGACTCGCGCCCCACCACGACCGCCCCGCCCTTGTGCAGGCGCACGCGGACGTTGCCCGTGACGTGGCGCTGGGTGCTGGCCACATAGGCCGCCAGGTCCTGGTGGTAGGCAGTGAACCAGAGGCCGTTATAGATAAGGTCGGCATACTCCTGGGCGATCTTCGCCTTCAGGCGCGCCTGGTCCTTGCTGAGGGTCATCCCCTCAAGCGCCAGGTGGGCTTGGAGCAGCACCGTTGCGGCGGGCGCTTCGTAAATCTCCCGCGACTTGATGCCGACGAGCCGGTTTTCAAGATGGTCCACGCGCCCCGCGCCGTGCCTGCCCGCCAGGGCGTGCAGCTGGCTGATGAGCGCGATGCCGCTCAGGCGCTCCCCGTCCAAGGAGACGGGCGCCCCCTCTTCAAAGCCGATCTCCACGTACTCCGCCTTCTCCGGCGCATCCTTCGCGGACTTGGTCCAGGCGTAGATCTCCTCCGGCGGCTCCGTCATCGCGTTCTCCAGCTTGCCGCCTTCGATGCTGCGCCCCCACAGGTTCTCGTCCGTGGAGTAGGGCTTCTCCGCCGTCACCGTCAGGGGGATGTTGTGCTTCTTGGCGTAGGCGATCTCCGCCTGGCGGTCCGTCATGTCCCACTCGCGCGCAGGGGCGATGACCTTCAGGTCCGGCGCCAGGGCATGGGTGCTGACATCGAAGCGCACCTGGTCGTTCCCCTTGCCCGTGCAGCCGTGGGCGATCGCCGTCGCCTTCTCCTTCCGCGCGATCTCCACCAGGAGCTTCGC includes the following:
- the recG gene encoding ATP-dependent DNA helicase RecG; this encodes MPQAPNQPDSIAQALNTELLRKVLTLEKSKGYGNKAVAGGLDAFLARWGADAQRKIADPALHQRLAKLELTAPAYGRKGLPAREAWIAAVLTWCDEVSGGAAAKPASRQPAPPQQAAPHPPPVPQGPSLTDPITVLRGFGPAIAERLESLGVRTIRDLLYFFPRKHIDFSQTTSIPLLQAGKDQTVIGVVLEAKEVRYGQRRLGAAEAVVGDDSGSVRVIWFNQPYIARNLKQGMRIALSGRVVFYQGRKVLENPEYEVADEGELVHTGRLVPVYPLTEGLSGRRLRSLMKQVADRYAALVPDSFSPAQRQRLQLAPVGPAIRQAHFPESEAAKEAARRRLAFDELLLIQLGVLARKREWKETMPGHPLKANAELLGAFYGLLPFKLTGAQERTIAEALGDMGKSTPMSRLVQGEVGSGKTVVAVAAILTAVANGQQVAFMAPTEILAEQHFRTVQRLLGPALAGEPSKELARFTLPQLRRPITFGLLTGSTTRKRKQELQQMTANGEIAVIIGTHALFQKDVAFSGLGLVVVDEQHRFGVMQRMELRQKGYNPHLLVMTATPIPRTLSLTLYGDLDISILDELPPGRQVIRTRYLESARRETAYEFIRRQVAEGRQAFVIYPLIEESEKLEAAAAVKEHERLSREVFPDLRVALLHGRMKGGEKDATMRRFQAREFDILVSTAVIEVGIDIPNATVMMVESADRFGLAQLHQFRGRVGRGEHQSYCILMSDSPTPEASERLRLMETLNDGFALAEEDLKLRGPGDFFGTRQSGLPDLRMARLSDAALLALARQEAEAVYRDDPALAKAEHKTLAAEVARLWANRDMAPGEA
- a CDS encoding DegV family protein — translated: MALKIVTDSTCDLPKSLIAELGVTVLPCNLHIGDKTLLDGIDITSEEFYKRLAQGGPAPSTSQPSVGAFLDVYNKIGRPGDEILSLHISAKLSGTYNSAFQAAKEAQTKAKIAVVDGMTVSLVLGILVREAAKIAKQGGTLKQATDFLAREIPNIACYCSVDTLEYLVRGGRASRVQGFFGSLLDIKPIISVRDGEVHPVDRVRTRKRMLARLVEMAGEAKGLRALGVMHSACADEAAALADELGRHFPRKEVLICEFTPVMGAHLGPKAIGMGMWKGEAA
- a CDS encoding DAK2 domain-containing protein is translated as MANPTAKPSLTQLDGPSLFAMFRAAMAVLESKAEAVNALNVYPVPDGDTGTNMLLTMRSALEEADKYATGTATEVLAAMAKGSLMGARGNSGVILSQILRGLNKSAQGKPHLTGRDFADGLEQGSKQAYTVVTNPTEGTILTVAREAAAAAKAASTDGGAPAAVLQAATSTAKTTVARTPFMLEILRQNGVVDAGGQGLAYLFEGALAYLQGKAPMETAPKAAKSAAIGAGDSRQKAAGSYGYCTEFLVENCKAATEQVQEKMLALGDSVIVVGDGGLVKVHLHTRTPDQAEAWLKSVATIAKKKIDDIDAQHTEYSARKVAAPQGVVGVVAVVAGEGLADIFRSLGAAAIVPGGQTMNPSTQDILKAVRGAKQTAVIVLPNNSNIIPTARQAAEMAVDKDVAIVPTVDLPQGVAAMMAYSYEADAKENLAAMQKALKAVKTGEVTTAVRNAIVDGLAVKRGQAIGMTGGRLVAATSDAGEAAIALARGMGVEADSAVTVYYGAAVSRADAEELAARLKREFRQAKIEAIAGGQPHYQYLLSVE
- the rpmB gene encoding 50S ribosomal protein L28, translated to MPACDNCHKGPAFGFNVSHSKRHTKRKWEPNIQRTTVYVSGRPKQMALCTRCLRNMTKAAR
- a CDS encoding ribulose-phosphate 3-epimerase, yielding MAHVKLAPSILSADFARLGEQVAEAEAAGADYIHVDVMDGHFVPNLTIGPVVVEALRPRTKLTLDVHLMVTNPDSVIPEFAKAGANILTVHAEATPHLHRTVHFIKERGVRAGVSLNPSTSLASIEEMLPYLDLILIMTVNPGFGGQSFIKSVLPKIERLRKMLDEGGYAAELEVDGGVNAETAPSVVKAGGRVLVAGSAIFNKRESVAQAMARLKGSVAGLA
- the argH gene encoding argininosuccinate lyase, with protein sequence MKASRSRLSKPMAKAVQDYTASIAYDRRLAPYDIQGSIAHAKMLAKQGIITAAEGKRIVQGLEAIGKEIAEGRFTYRDELEDIHLNIESRLKELIGDAAGKLHTARSRNDQVALDARLFVKDAIARTIGRLYTLQSALVAQAERHTKTVLPGYTHLQRGQPVLLAHHLLAYFEMLQRDVGRFVDCLKRTDVMPLGSGALAGSPYPLDRAFVARELGFSKVSANSMDAVSDRDFVIEYEAAAAIAMMHLSRLAEELVLWSSSEFRFVELDDAYTTGSSIMPQKKNPDIAELARGKTGRVYGRLVAMLTLMKGLPLAYNRDLQEDKEGLFDTVETLNATLEVLAEAIATAHFNEKRMSAAAHGGHLLATDYADYLAMKGVPFREAHGIIGELVQYAIANSKDVSELTPAEFQKFSERFGPDVLKINVRTSVDSRKVIGGTATASVTKALAEAKRALHGAR
- a CDS encoding MaoC family dehydratase, whose product is MHFKDRFGRYYEEFEVGDTYHHWPGKTINEYDNDLFSLLTMNHMPLHIDRAYAEASPHKQRLVVGLLVLSLAVGMSVVETSGKAIAALEYENVKHLGPTFIGDTIYSHTTILEKKLTSKGDRGVVRVETWVTNQRNEKTMSLRRSFMVPLKPK
- a CDS encoding argininosuccinate synthase — encoded protein: MAEKVVLAYSGGLDTSVAIRWIKETYGMDVVTLTIDLGGASNLAGVKERALKTGAVNAYVVDAKETFVNDFIIPALKADAVYEGVYPLATALGRPLIAKLLVEIARKEKATAIAHGCTGKGNDQVRFDVSTHALAPDLKVIAPAREWDMTDRQAEIAYAKKHNIPLTVTAEKPYSTDENLWGRSIEGGKLENAMTEPPEEIYAWTKSAKDAPEKAEYVEIGFEEGAPVSLDGERLSGIALISQLHALAGRHGAGRVDHLENRLVGIKSREIYEAPAATVLLQAHLALEGMTLSKDQARLKAKIAQEYADLIYNGLWFTAYHQDLAAYVASTQRHVTGNVRVRLHKGGAVVVGRESKRSLYNVSLASYGHEDSFDHSKAEGFIHVYGLPVSTQASAQLLTKGSAPFSLATAQPSKKAAGARAPSKKSSR